Within Vannielia litorea, the genomic segment TCGACATCTTCCAGCGTGAGCCCGCGGGCCTCGACCAGCGACTGGAAGGTGGCGGAGCCGTCATCGAGCTGGGCCTTGGCCTCGGCGGCGGCCTCGTCGGAGGGGAAGATCAGCCGTTCGACCAGCCGCCGTTCGGGCTGGCGGAACTCCGACGCCTTGCTCTCGTAGAGCTTGCGGGCGGAGTCCTCGTCGATCTCAACGGTGTCCACCAGCATCTCGGGCAGCACCCAGGCGTAGGTGATGCGCTTCATCTGGGGCAGGGTGAAGTCGGCGGTGTTTTCCTGGTAATAGGCGGTGAGCTGGGCGTCGGAAGGCTCGGGCAGCGGCTCGGCCAGCTGGTCGGCGGAGAAGGTGGCCCAGCGGAAGCTGCGGCGCTCGCCGAAGTAGCCCAGGAGCGCGTCGATCTGGGTGGTGGGCGCGGGCACGCCGCCGACGACGGCGCCTTGCAGGATGGTGCGGGCGGTGTCCTTGCGGACGCCGTTCTCGAATTCCTCGACCGACATGCCGCGGTTGCGCAGCACGCCCTGGTAGGCGGCGCGGTCGAACTTGCCGTCGATGCCCTGGAAGGCAGGCGCGGCCAGCACCTGCTCGCGGACCCGCTCGTCGCCCACGGAGAGGCCGATGCGGGCGGCCTCGTTGTCGAGCGCGGCGCGGTTGGTCAGGCGGGTGCGGACGCGCGACAGCACGCCCAGCTGCTCGGCATCGGCGATCGAGATCTGGCGACCCTGCTCGCGCTCCTCGGCGGAAATCTCGGACACCAGCTCGCGGTAATACTCGTTCACCGGGATCGGCTCTTCGCCGACCTTGCCGATGGCGTTGATCGAGCTACCAAAATTTGTGACGCCGAAGCCGCCCAGACCGAGGATCAGGAGGCCCATCAGCACCCAGATCACGATGTTGCCCGCCTTCTTGCCCGCGCTCTGTGCCATTGCTCCGCCCGTATGCTTGGTTCGCAGTTGGCGTTTGTTATCCGGGCCGTGCCGGAGGGGCAAGAGCGGGGGCGATCAAACCCCTTTGAAATCGCAGAGCCGGGCAGCCAGCTGGGCGATGCGCGGGGCGTCGAGGTTGGCGAAGGCCACGCGCAGCGCGGCGCGGCCGGTGGCGTCGCCCTCGGGCGAGAAGAAGGTGCCGGGCAGGGCCAGGACGGCGGCCTCGCGGGCGAGCGCCTGGGCGACGGTGGTGGCGTCGGTGGCGAAGGGATGCTCGATCCAGGCAAAGAAGCCGCCCAACCCGGCGAGGCGCCAGCCTTCCCCGGCCAGCGCAGGGGCGGCGGCGCGCATGGCGGCCTGCCGGGTCATCACCTCGTCGCGCTGGGAGGCGACCCATTGGGCGAGGTTCCGGAGCCCCCAGAGCGCGGCCATCTGGCCCAGCGGGGTGGGGCAGATGGTGACGGTGTCGATGAACTTCTCGATTTCGGCCAGTCGAGCGGGAGATGTGGCCACCGCGCCCACCCGGTGGCCCATCAGGCGGAAGCTCTTGGAGAAGGAGTAGATGTGGATGAGCGTGTCATCCCAGTCCGGATCCTCGAAGAGCCCGTGGGGCGCGCCGGGGGTGGCGGTGAAATCGCGGTAGGTCTCGTCGACGATGAGCGCGAGGCCGCGGGCGCGGGCGAGGTCGCGGAAGGCGGCGAGGGTCTCGGGCGGATACTCGGCGCCGGTGGGATTGTTGGGCGTGACCAGCACGATGGCGCGGGTGCGCTCGGTGATGAGCGCCGCCGCCTGCTCGGGATCGGGCAGGAGATCGGTGCCGCAGGGCAGCGGCACGGTGCCGATCTGGGCCATGTCGAGCCACATTTTATGGTTGAAATACCATGGGGTTGGCAGGATGACTTCATCCCCCGGCCCGGCCAGCGAGGCCAGCGTGGCGCAGAAGGCGTGATTGGCGCCGGAGGTGATGGCAAGCTGCGCCGCCGACACCCTGCCGCCGTAGGTGGCGGAGATGTTGGCGGCGAGTTCCTCGCGCAGCGGCCCCAGGCCCAGCACGGCGCCGTATTGGTGGGCGCTGTCGTCGCGAAGCGCGGCCTCGGCGATCACCCGGCGCAGTGCTTCGGGGGGCGGGTCGGAGGGCGCGGCCTGGCCTGCGTCGATCAGCGGGCGGTCGGGCGTGAAGCTGAGGCCCGCAAGCCAGCCCTTGGCCTCGACGACGGGCGAGCGGAAGGTGCGGGCGGTGGGGGCGAGCGCCACGTCAGTCCTTGCCCCGGAAGGGCTGGACATATTGCAGGGCCATGTCCCAGGGGAAGAAGATCCAGGTGTCCTGGCTGACGCCGGTGATGAAGGTATCGACCATCGGCTCGCCCTGGGGCTTGGCGTAAACGGTGGCGAAGTGGGCGCGGGGGTAGAGCCGGCGCACCAGCTCGAGGGTCTTGCCGGTGTCCACCAGGTCGTCGACCACGAGGATGCCCTCGCCATCGCCCATCATCGCCGCGTCGGGGGCCTTGAGCACCTTGGCCTCGGTGCGGTCCTGGTGGTCGTAGCTCTTGACCGAGATGGTATCGACGGTGCGGATGTCGAGCTCGCGGGCCACGATCATCGCGGGCGCCATGCCGCCGCGGGTGATGGCCACGACGGCCTTCCAGGCGCCGGCATCGGGGCCCTTGCCGTCGAGCCGCCAGGCGAGTGCCCGGCTGTCGCGGTGGATCTGGTCCCAGGACACGTGGAAGCCTTTTTCGTGGGGCAGGCGGTCGGACATCGGTTGTTCCCTCGTGCAGCGTTTTGCCTCTCTTAGCCTCGCAGCGGCACTGACGTCGAGAGGGGCCGGGCCTTTTGCGGTGCGAAATGAGGCGAAGACGGCGGTGCCGGCAGGGGGGCGAGCGACGGCGCGATGGCAGTCGGTCAGGGGGAAACCGAGATGCGGAAGGCGACCTGCTGCGCCACGGCGCGGTTGAACACGCGCTCGGTGTCTTCGAGCAGCTCGGTGGTGTGCTCGGCCATGTTGGGCCATGCCGTGAAAAGCTCGGGCTGGTCGCGCAGGGCGGCACGGAGGGCGGCGCAGAGCTCCAGCATGGCCTCGGGCGGAAACCAGGGGCCGTCGCGCTCAGGCACGTAGGGGCGGCGCATGTGCTCGGGGATGGCCTCGTTCATCTCGTCGAACTCCGCCTGGGACAGGCCGATGTAGGCCTCGAGCGGGGCAAGGCCCGCGTCGATGAAGATGTCGGGGAAGGGCGGGGCGTCGAACAGGGCGAGATCGAGGTAGTCGTCCCCCATCACCGCAGGGTCATCGGGGTCGAAAACCGGCCAATACTCGGGCATGGTGCCGGATCACTCGCCCTTGCGCTTGGTGACCACGTCGATATCGGGTGCGTCCACCGCCTTCATGCCGACGGCGTGGTAGCCGGCGTCGACGTGGTGGATCTCGCCGGTCACGCCGGAGCCGAGATCGGACAGCAGGTAGAGCGCGGATTTGCCCACGTCCTCGATGGTCACGTTGCGGCGCAGCGGCGAGTTCAGCTCGTTCCACTTGAGGATGTAGCGGAAGTCGCCGATGCCGGAAGCGGCGAGGGTCTTGATCGGGCCCGCGGAGATGCCGTTGACGCGGATGCCGTCCTTGCCGAGGTCTTCGGCGAGGTAGCGCACCGAGGCCTCCAGCGCGGCCTTGGCAACGCCCATGACGTTGTAATGGGGCATGACCTTCTCGGCGCCATAATAGGTGAGGGTCAGGCAGGAACCGCCGGATTTCATGAGCTTTTCGGCCCGCGCGGTGCAGGCGGTGAAGGAATAGACGGAGATGTCCATGCTCATGCGGAAGTTCTCGCGGGAGGTATCCACGTAGCGGCCGCGCAGCTCGTTCTTGTCGGAGAAGCCGATGGCGTGGACATAGAAGTCGAGCCCGCCCCATTCCTTCTCGATCTGGGCGAAGCAGGCATCGACGCTGTCCATGTCGGTCACGTCGCAATCGGCCATGAGGGTGCAGCCGAGCTGCTCGGCCAGCGGGGTGACACGCTTCTTGAAGGCCTCGCCCTGGTAGGTCAGGGCCAACTCGGCGCCAGCGTCGGCGCAGGCCTTGGCCACGCCCCAGGCGATGGACTTGTCATTGGCGAGGCCCATGATGAGCCCGCGCTTTCCTGCCATCAATTGTGACGTCATCGGAGCCCTCCGTCGCTTTCAGCCCTGCTCCCTTTAGGGCAAGCCGGGCCGAGGTTGCAAGCGCTGGCGCAACAGGGCAAGACTGTGCGCGAAACTTGCAACGGCGGCCCGGATGCGTGCGCTGAAGCGGCGCGCCTGCCCAAAGGGACAGGTTGCTGAAGGGTAGACCGGTGCGTAAGTCGCCCCGGAGCAGGGATGGCAGGCCATGTCGGAACGCAGTGGAATCTTTGAAGGGGACGACCCCTTTGCCCTTGCGCGCAGCTGGCTCGCGGAGGCGGAGGGATCGGAGATCAACGACCCGAACGCGATTGCGCTGGCGACCGTGGACGAGGCCGGATTACCCAATGCCCGCATGGTCTTGCTGAAAGAAATCGAAGATCATGGCTTTCTCTTCTACACCAACTGGGGTAGCGCTAAGGCACGGGAAGTTGACGTAAGCGGAAAGGCGGCCTTTGTCTGGCACGCCAAGTCCCTGAGGCGGCAGATTCGCGTCAGGGGAGTTACCGAGCGGGAAGACGGCCAGAAGGCTGATGCGTATTTTGCCTCCCGCTCCCTGAAATCCAGGTTGGGCGCCTGGGCCTCGCGGCAAAGTCAGCCCCTGTCATCGCGTGCGACGCTCGTTGCCGAAGTCGCCAAGGTGACAGCACAGCACGGGACGGCTCCCGAGCGCCCTCCGTTCTGGGGCGGAATTCGAATCTTGCCACTCGAGATCGAATTCTGGGCGGACGGCGCGTTTCGTCTTCACGACCGGTTTCGGTGGACCCGTTCCGCCGTGACGGATCGTGAATGGCAGGTCCGGCGCCTCTATCCGTAACACTCGCGGATTGGCAGGCGCCGTTAAGCGGTAGGGGAATGCCCATGTTACTGGGGCAGTGCGCCTTTCGGGCCATCGGCCCGGCATGCGCCACGAGGACGATATTGAACCGGTATGGAAGAAGACAACACGCAGAAAAGGGTGCGGGGACGAGTCAAATGGTTTGATCCCGCCAAGGGCTTCGGCTTTGTCATTGCCGACGAGGGCGGCCCGGATATCCTGCTGCATGCAAATGTGCTGCGGAATTTCGGCCAGAGCTCCGTTGCGGACGGCGCCGGGATCGAGATCAGCATACAGGACACCACCAGGGGGCAGCAGGCGGTCGAGGTCTTTGCGATCGACCCGCCGGAGCCGGGTGATGTGCCGCTGCTCGACGATGTCGCGGCGCTCGATCCGGCGGAGCTGGCCGCTCTGCCGATGGAGCCCGCGCGGGTGAAGTGGTTCGACAAGGGCAAGGGCTTCGGCTTTGCCAATGTCTTCCGCAACCCGGAGGACATTTTCGTTCACATTGAAGTGCTTCGCCGCTCCGGCCTTGCAGACCTGCAACCGGGCGAGGCAATCTGCCTGAAGGTCGTCGAAGGACGGCGCGGCAGGATGGCGACGCAGGTGCTTTCATGGGAATCGGCGCTCAAGGAAAAGAAGGATTGAGGGCATGGCGCGCGCAGCCTGAGTGGCGGCGCGTCATGCCCGGACCCTTTCTGGCCTTGGTGATGGCCTTGGTGATGGCCCTGGCCCCGGTGGCGCTTTCGGCGCAATCGGGCGCCACGCTCGATGCCGGTGGCGGCGGTGCGGCGGCACCGTTGACCGCGATGCCCGACAAGGCGGGGCAGGCGGCGATTCCGGACCTGGCCGGCTGCGAGCTGAACGAGGTGCACCTGCGCTGGCAGGGCGGGCAGGCGCGGTTCTCGGTCGAGGTCGCGGATGACACCGCCGAGCGCGGGCTGGGGTTGATGAACCGCGAGAAGATGGCCCGTTCGGCGGGGATGCTCTTTGTCTATCCGCGCGCCGGGCGGGTGAGCTTCTGGATGCGCAACACGCTGATCCCGCTCGACATGATCTTTCTGGACGAGGCCGGGGTGGTGACGCGGGTGCATTCCAACGCGGTCCCGCTCGACGAGACCCCGATCCCGGGCGGCGAGGGCGTTCTGGCCGTGCTGGAGATCAACGGCGGGCTGGCCGAGGCCTTCGGGATCGCGCCCGGCGCGCAGATGCGGCACCCGGCCTTTGGCGAGACGGCGGCCTGGCCCTGCGGGGCCGAGTGACTAGAGGCTCTTTCCTTCGGGCGCGCACCGCGCTACACCGCGCCTCGTCGGGGCGTAGCGCAGCCTGGTAGCGCATCTGTTTTGGGAACAGAGGGTCGGGAGTTCGAATCTCTCCGCCCCGACCATTCAAGCCAGGAAAGACGGGATGTGACGTGTTCGGCGTCGGGGTGGGCCTGGCGTTTGGCGCGGTCAGGGCGGGGCTCTGTGCCCGAAACCTGCGCGTGAGGAGGCTGCGCTGACTTCGGGAGACGAGACCTGCCAGGCCTTGGCCCGGGGACGGTGTCCGCCGGTGGGCCGGGCGGGCGTGGTGGTATAATCCGGGGCAAACCAGGGTCTTTCGGCGCCTCCTGCGAAGGGGTGTGCAGGGGCGTCGCCTCGAGGGCGATCCGCCATGTCCGGAGGCTCCCTGCCTGGCACGAAATCGAAGACCAAGGGTCACCAAAACGTTTGACAGAAGCAGGCCCGCTCCATAACCTACTACATGGTAGATAACGGAGGAGATACCATGTCGGCCCTTTCAAGGATTGCCATTGTCGCGGCGGCCGCGGCCTTTGCCGCCCCGCTTGCCGCGCAGGACTACAGCTGGAAACCGGACCGTCCGATCAACATCATCGTGCCGTGGTCGGCGGGCGGATCGACCGACCAGGTCACCCGGGTCGTCGCGCCCATCCTGGAGGAGGCACTGGGCACCGAGGTCGTGGTGGTCAACCAGCCGGGGGCGTCGGGCTCGACCGGCACCAAGGCCGCGCTGGACGCCCCGCGCGACGGCTACACCTGGACCGCGAACGCCATTGCCAACAACGCCACCTATGCGGTGACCGGCCTGATCGAGAACACCTCGATCGAGGATTATCACATCTACCTGCACGTCGCGAACGTGCCGCTGGTCAGCGTCAACGCCGATGCGCCCTACCAGACCTTTCCCGAACTGCTGGACGCCATGCAGAACGGCTCGGTCACGGTGGGCACCGCTGGGGTGAACTCCTCGGGCGGCATGGCGCTTGCGGCGATCAAGGAAAGCGCCGAGGGCGATCTGGCCGGCGCGCGGATGATCACCTATGACGGCGGCAACCCCGCGGTCATCGCTGCGGCCAGCGGCGAGGTTCAGGTGACCACCCAGCTCGCGGTGGAGCAGACCGAGATGATCCGGGCCGGACGGCTGCGCGCTCTTGCCGTGCTCTCGGATACCGCGCTGGAGGTCGAGGGTATCGACCCGGTGCCGCCGATCACCGACTTCATGCCCGATTTCCACGTGGCCGCGGACTACTTTGGCGTGTTCATCCCGGTGGGTGCGCCGCAGGAGGTGTA encodes:
- a CDS encoding DUF192 domain-containing protein, translated to MPGPFLALVMALVMALAPVALSAQSGATLDAGGGGAAAPLTAMPDKAGQAAIPDLAGCELNEVHLRWQGGQARFSVEVADDTAERGLGLMNREKMARSAGMLFVYPRAGRVSFWMRNTLIPLDMIFLDEAGVVTRVHSNAVPLDETPIPGGEGVLAVLEINGGLAEAFGIAPGAQMRHPAFGETAAWPCGAE
- the gpt gene encoding xanthine phosphoribosyltransferase, translated to MSDRLPHEKGFHVSWDQIHRDSRALAWRLDGKGPDAGAWKAVVAITRGGMAPAMIVARELDIRTVDTISVKSYDHQDRTEAKVLKAPDAAMMGDGEGILVVDDLVDTGKTLELVRRLYPRAHFATVYAKPQGEPMVDTFITGVSQDTWIFFPWDMALQYVQPFRGKD
- the pdxH gene encoding pyridoxamine 5'-phosphate oxidase, coding for MSERSGIFEGDDPFALARSWLAEAEGSEINDPNAIALATVDEAGLPNARMVLLKEIEDHGFLFYTNWGSAKAREVDVSGKAAFVWHAKSLRRQIRVRGVTEREDGQKADAYFASRSLKSRLGAWASRQSQPLSSRATLVAEVAKVTAQHGTAPERPPFWGGIRILPLEIEFWADGAFRLHDRFRWTRSAVTDREWQVRRLYP
- the fabI gene encoding enoyl-ACP reductase FabI — encoded protein: MTSQLMAGKRGLIMGLANDKSIAWGVAKACADAGAELALTYQGEAFKKRVTPLAEQLGCTLMADCDVTDMDSVDACFAQIEKEWGGLDFYVHAIGFSDKNELRGRYVDTSRENFRMSMDISVYSFTACTARAEKLMKSGGSCLTLTYYGAEKVMPHYNVMGVAKAALEASVRYLAEDLGKDGIRVNGISAGPIKTLAASGIGDFRYILKWNELNSPLRRNVTIEDVGKSALYLLSDLGSGVTGEIHHVDAGYHAVGMKAVDAPDIDVVTKRKGE
- a CDS encoding Bug family tripartite tricarboxylate transporter substrate binding protein, with the translated sequence MSALSRIAIVAAAAAFAAPLAAQDYSWKPDRPINIIVPWSAGGSTDQVTRVVAPILEEALGTEVVVVNQPGASGSTGTKAALDAPRDGYTWTANAIANNATYAVTGLIENTSIEDYHIYLHVANVPLVSVNADAPYQTFPELLDAMQNGSVTVGTAGVNSSGGMALAAIKESAEGDLAGARMITYDGGNPAVIAAASGEVQVTTQLAVEQTEMIRAGRLRALAVLSDTALEVEGIDPVPPITDFMPDFHVAADYFGVFIPVGAPQEVYDTVDQVWQDHVMNSEALKSYATDRGAVFAPSFGEGALEKAMPVVVSEACARVTRGEAVVDPSEIGIDCPAE
- a CDS encoding aminotransferase — protein: MSSPSGARTDVALAPTARTFRSPVVEAKGWLAGLSFTPDRPLIDAGQAAPSDPPPEALRRVIAEAALRDDSAHQYGAVLGLGPLREELAANISATYGGRVSAAQLAITSGANHAFCATLASLAGPGDEVILPTPWYFNHKMWLDMAQIGTVPLPCGTDLLPDPEQAAALITERTRAIVLVTPNNPTGAEYPPETLAAFRDLARARGLALIVDETYRDFTATPGAPHGLFEDPDWDDTLIHIYSFSKSFRLMGHRVGAVATSPARLAEIEKFIDTVTICPTPLGQMAALWGLRNLAQWVASQRDEVMTRQAAMRAAAPALAGEGWRLAGLGGFFAWIEHPFATDATTVAQALAREAAVLALPGTFFSPEGDATGRAALRVAFANLDAPRIAQLAARLCDFKGV
- a CDS encoding cold-shock protein is translated as MEEDNTQKRVRGRVKWFDPAKGFGFVIADEGGPDILLHANVLRNFGQSSVADGAGIEISIQDTTRGQQAVEVFAIDPPEPGDVPLLDDVAALDPAELAALPMEPARVKWFDKGKGFGFANVFRNPEDIFVHIEVLRRSGLADLQPGEAICLKVVEGRRGRMATQVLSWESALKEKKD